DNA sequence from the Halorussus sp. MSC15.2 genome:
AATCGAGTCCGCGCCCGGTTACCGTCGCGACAGGGTCGATACGTCACCGTCTCACGTGCTTTGCCGACCCTCCCCGCTCCGACAGAAGACACTTGTCGGACGACTACAATTTTCCCGCCATGCCCTCAAGACGCGCGCTCTTTCGGACCTGCGGGACCGGCCTGACGCTCGGGGTCGCGGGGTGTCTCGACACCGGCGGCGAGTCGCCGGACGAGACGACCCCGGCCGAGTCCGAGGCCGGTGCGACCGCCGGAACCGAGACTACCGCGCGGGGAACTCCGGCGACTGCTACCGCCGGTCCGCCGCCCGAGGTCCGGGAAGTGGACCCCGCCGCTGTCGGCGAACGCGGCGTCCCGCGCTCGCCGTCCGTGGAGTCGGACACCTACGAACCGTTCCGGGCGTTCGTCGTCGGGGAGCGCCCTGACTCGCCGGGTAACTTCTATCGGACGCCCCACGTCTGGGTCTGGAACCTCACCGGCGAGGCGACGACTATCGAACTCGCACTGACTACCGGGGGCGAGCGACTCCGCCGAGTCGAGACCGAGTTCCCGGGCGGGCAACCCCTCGCGTTCGTCTTCCGTGACCGCGGCAGGTACGAACTGGCGGTCCGGGTCGGCGACCGGACGAAGACCGTCACTGTCGAGCGCGACCGGTTCCGGTGCAACGCCACGGGGACCGACGTGCAGGTGCGGCCGGACCGAATCGAGACCGAGACGGTCTCGACCTCGATGGCCTGTACGACCACGCCCGGAGGGTCGTAGCGATGCGACCGAACGCAGATTCGCAACTCACCAGACGCCGCCTCCTCGCGGTCGGTGGGGCGGGTCTCGCCGCCTCGCTCTCCGGGTGTCTCTCGTCGGTCCCGCTCGTCGGTGGCCCGCCCGACGTTCGCGAGGAGTCCGAACCCCCCGACAGAGGCGTTCCCTCGGCCATCCACGACCTCTCCGCGAACGCGACGGTCGCGACGCTCGCGGTCGGCCGAGGGAGCAACCACCATCAGGTCTGGGTCTGGAACGCGACCGGGCGAAGCCGAGAAGTGAGCGTCGAAATCGGTGGTGCCTCCGACGAGGAGCTGTGGTTTCGGGAGAGATACGCGCTCGACGCCGACGCGAATCTCGCTATCGACCTGCGCGAGAGCCGCGAATACGCGATTACGGTCGGGGTCGGCGACCGCCAGAAAATCGTCGAAGTTCAGAAGTCTCAGTTCGACTGCAACGATTCGGCGACCGACGTGGCGATTCGGGACGACGAGATAGAGAGCCAGACGATTTCGACGGCGATGGGTTGCGGCGGTGGTTTCTAGACGCTCCCTCGGGAACCGATAACGGAACTCGAATCACGGGCCGACAGTAGGAAACCGAGTCACGGACCGGCCGCGTCACCGAACTCGCCGAACTACCGCGCCAGCGGGAGGCTGAAGCTCTTCTCGCGCTCCACGACCGCTTCCCACGTCGCCTCGCACTCGCAGGACACTTCTCCGAAGACGCTCGCGTCCTGCCGGATGTCGAAGTCCTTGATGGCCTTCTGGACTCTGTCGTCGCACTCCCCGCAGTTGTGGGGGCCGCGGTCCGACCCGTGACCCACGGGGTCCGAGACCACGATGGCGTCGGCGTCCGCGGTGTCCTCGAGCACCTCCGCGACCGACCAGAGCCACGGCGGGCGGTAGCCGTCCCGGAAGTAGAGTTCGTCCACCATGGTGTAGCGCTGGACGTTGGTCGGGTTCATCGAGACGGTGTGGGCGTACTCGGCGCACCGCCGGACGGAGGACTTCATGTCCTCGATGGCCTCGGATTCGGAGAGGAACGGGGGCTTCATCAGGAGGTAGGCCTTCACGCCCGCTCCGGCGGCCTCGGCGTGTTCGCTCGCCTCGATAAAGTCCTCGAAGTCGAAGTACTTGTTGACGCAGTCGTGGCGCACGCGGTCGGTCGCGGTTTCGAGACCGATGGCCACGTCGGTGTCGAGACCCTGCTCGGTGAAGTCGGCCAGTTTCTCGCGGTCCACGAAGTCCGGGAGGCTCTCGACCACGATGCGCTCGCGGTCGGCGAACGTCTCGGCGATGGCTTGCCGGGTCTCCGCGCCCACCTCTCGCTCGTCGAGGAACGACCCGGAGGTGTAGATTTTGATGAGACCGGATTTCCCGTCGGCCTCGCCCTGTTCGATTTGCTCTCGCTCGTGGTCGAGACAGACATCTATCTGGTCCATCAGCGCGTCGTGGGCGACCGACCCGCCCTCGACGGACTCGGCGACGTAGCCGCACATCGTACACCCGCCGGCGCGCGCCCACCGACACCCGCCGGTGTTGAGGATGATGGTGAGGCTCTGGTAGACGCCGCCGGGCGTGCGGTCCTCGTCTATCCAGACCCGCGTGGGTTCGTGTGGGTCGTACGTCTCGTCCTTCTGGGCGCGGATGTCGCGCATCACCTTGTTGTGCGCGTCCATCCCCCGGCCCTGCTCGTAGACGTCCGGACTCGGCTTGCTCATTACCGGACGAGTAGCGGTCCGGCGCGTAAATCGGCTTCGGAGTCGGGGTTGCGTGAACGGTCGGCGTTTCTCGGGGTCGGACTGACCGAATCTCGACTCTCGATGCACGCTTATCTCGACAACCGGTCTGGCACGCGCTGGCGCGACCGCGTGTCGCGCCCATGCGTGTGAGGGACGAGTAGCGCAGTGAAACGAACAACGCAGGAGGCTGGGGAGGCCCGAGGCTGTCGCGGTGCTGTGCGGTTGCGGGGCGGTTACTCCTTTGTGTCGGCAGTAGCTAGCTCGTTTTGACGAAACACGAAGAAGCTAGCTACTGCCGACTCCTATGAGACCGCAACCTCGGTCCTCCCCAACCTCCTGCGCTTCTCGGTCGCTTTGCTCCCTGCGATGCTCGTCCCTCGCGCGTTACTCGCGCGCCGGAGAAGATAGTCAAGAGAAATCGTGAACCGACTCCGTGACTCGAACCAGCAGTCACACCTCTCGTTCCACCCTTTTCTCCGAGGCCGACCGACCCGCGAACTCGACGCCGAGTCGCCAGACGAGAACCGCGACGAACGCCCCGACCCCGTCGGCGACCATGTCCGCGACCGAGAAGTGTCGCCGCGCGAGCGGGGCCTGCACGAACTCGATGCCGACGCCGTAGCCGACCGCCAGCAGGGCCGCGAGCGCGGCCACGACCGCGGGAGCGCGACCGGGGGGCGAGCGCGCTCGCGAGCGCCCCGGACAGCGCCGCGTAAGCGAGCGCGTGGAGCCACTTGTCGATGCCGAACACGCCGAGCGGACCCAGCGACGGGAGGCCAGACGACGGCGAGTCGAGGACCGAGGCGTAGAAGATGCCGGCGGCGACGAACGCGACGGCGAGCCAGCGGAGCCAGTGGGGCGGCCGAACGTCGGCGAGGTTCATGGCGTGGGGATTGCCACGCCCATCGCTAAAATCCGATGGTCGGCGACGCCGCGATTCGGTTGTCGCTGACCCGACGTAACCGGAGATGTAACCGATACCGGTTACGGTAACGAGGCAATGACTAACACGCTTGCGGCCCAATATAAGGATAGACCGTTACTATGACTGACCTCGGCGGATTCCAAGACCACGTCGCCAGAATCGACCTGAGCGACGAAGCGGTAGATTACGAAGGCATCGACGACGAGGATGCCGAGAAGTACATCGGCGCGCGCGGACTCGGCGTGAAGTACGTCTTCGACCAAGGACCGGACGTGGACCCCCTCGGTCCCGACAACCTGCTGGCGTTCATGAACGGGCCGCTCACGGGGACTCAGACCGTGATGAGCGGGCGAATCGCGGTGTGTACCAAGTCGCCGCTCACCAACACCGTCACCGACTCCCACCACGGCGGCTGGTCCGGAGCGCGACTCAAGTGGGCCGGGTTCGACGGCCTGCTGTTCGAGGGCGAGGCCGAAGACCCCGTCTACGCCGTCGTCGAGGACGGCGAAGTCGAACTCCGCGACGCCTCCCACGTCTGGGGTTGGGGCGTCCACGACACCATCGACGAACTCGAAGACGAGTGCGAGGGGTCGTACGGCAAGAACCTCTCGGCGATGGCCATCGGACCCGGCGGCGAGAATCAGGTCCGGTACGCCTGCATCATGAACGAGGACGACCGCGCCTCGGGCCGCGGCGGCACCGGCGCGGTGATGGGGTCGAAGAACCTCAAGGCGGTCGTCGTCAAGTCCTCCACGAAGATGCCCAAACCCGCCGACCAAGAGACGTTCCGGGAGGGCCACCAGCAGGCGATGCAGGTGATTCAGGAGTCGGACGTGACCGCCCCGAACGAGGGCGGTCTCTCGATGTACGGCACCAACGTCCTGATGAACCTGACCGAGGAGATGGACGGCCTGCCGACGCGCAACGCTCAGCACACGAGTACGAGCAGCGAGGCGGAGGCCGACGCCTCCGAACCCAACATCGACGCCGAGAACGTCTCGGGCGAGAACGTCCGGGAGAACATCCTCGTTGACGAACCCACCTGTCACTCCTGTCCGGTCGCGTGCAAGAAGGAGGTCGAGGTGCAGGTCCACCACAAGGGTGAGGACCACAACGTCCGGATGGAGTCCTACGAGTACGAGTCGGCGTGGGCGCTCGGCCCGAACTCGATGAACGACGACCGCGACAAGGTCGCCATGATGATAGACCGGTGCAACGACATGGGCGTGGATACCATCGACATGGGCAACACGATGGCCATGGCCATGGAGGCCTCCGAGGAGGGCTACCTCGACGAAGGCCTCGACTGGGGCGACGCCGACACCATGATAGAGATGATAGAGCGCGTCGCCAACCGCGAGGACGACCTCGCGGACCTGCTCGCGGAGGGGTCGATGCGCGCGTCCGAGGAACTCGGCGACGGCGACATGTCCCTCGACGTGAAGGGCCAGAGCATGGCGGCCTACGACCCGCGGGCGATGAAGGGGATGGCAATCGGCTACGCCACCTCGAACCGCGGGGCCTGCCACCTCCGGGGGTACACGCCCTCGGCCGAGATTCTGGGCATCCCGAACAAGGTGGACCCCAGCGAACCCGAGGGGAAGGGCGAACTCTGCGCCACGTTCCAAGACCTCCACGCCATCAGCGACTCGTTCGACATCTGCAAGTTCAACGCCTTCGCGGAGGGCATCGAGGAGTACGTCATGCAGTACAACGGCATGACGGGACTCGACGTGAGCGAGGAGGAACTCATGGAGGCGGGCGAGCGCATCTACAACCTCGAACGCTACTACAACAACCTCGTCGGGTTCGACGGGAGCGACGACGACCTGCCGGCCCGGTTCGTTGAGGGCAACGAGAAGGCCATCCCCGGAGAGGGCGGTTCCGAGGGCCAACTCGTGGAACTCGACCAACTCAAGGACGAGTACTACGAGGTCCGCGGGTGGGAGGACGGCGTGGTCCCCGACGAGAAACTGGACGAACTCGGCATCGACGTCGGTCCCGGTACCGGCGTGAGTTCCGGCGGCGCGGCCGCGTCGGGCGACGACTAACTCGCCTCTTCGCTCGTACTTCCGTTCTTCTCATCTTTCAGCCACGATAGCCGACGAACCTCACCGCTACGGCTAACCGCGTTCTGCGCGAACACCGACCATGGAGATTCGAGAGGCCACCGAGAACGACATCCCGACCATCAGGACGGTCGCCCGCGAAGCGTGGACGGAAGCCTACGCCGACGCGGTACCCGAATCGGTCGTCGAGAGCGCCGTCTCCGAGTGGTACGCCGAGGAGACGATGTCTCGAATCATCGCCGATGACGAGCAGGTGTGTCTAGTCGCGACCGACGAAGACGGCGACATCGTCGGGTTCTCGCACGGAGCGACCGACGACGGTGCCGGCGACGTGCTCCGCCTGTACGTCCACCCCGACAGGTGGAACGAGGGCATCGGGACCGCCGTGCTGGAGGCGATGGAGGAGCGACTCACCGCGATGGGCGCGGAGACGATTCAGGCCATGGTGTTGGCCGAGAACGAGATGGGGAACGCCTTCTACGAGGACCACGGGTTCGAGAAGACCGACGAGGCGGAGACCCAACTCGACGGAGCGACCCGGACCGAGAACGTCTACGCCAAGGCGCACTGACCCCGGACCAAGGCGTTTGTCCGGTCCCGGACGACCGCGCGCGATTCGATTCGGTATTGTTTCCTTCTGAAATTTTGACTCACGCTGTGGCAAAAACTGCCTATATTTATGACGGTAATATTTGCGATACACAGATTCTTTCGGTGCATTACTCGGTCGAAGCAATGATATGGCTCTGCGTCGGAGGTCCGATGGTTGTGTATGTCCTCCGAAAAATCGACTGCGGCCGACGACAGACGATTCGAGACGCTCTCGGTGACCTACGGCGAAGAGCCGGACCTCTCGAACGGGGTAGGTGACGTAACGTCGCCGATTCACCTCGCCTCGACCTACGCGGTCGAGGGCATCGACATGGACACCGCGCTCGAAGACCTCGACCCCGAGGCCGACGAGTTCCTCTACACTCGCCTGTCGAACCCCACCCGCCACGCCGTCGAGAAGCGAATCGCGGCGCTCGAAGGCGGCGACCACGCGATGGCGTTCGCCTCCGGAACGAGCGCCGTCGTCTCGACGGTGATGGCCGCGGTCGAACCCGGCGACCACGTCGTGGCCTTCGAGGACCTCTACGGCGGGACGAACACGATGCTCAAGGAGTTGTTCCGCGACAGACTGAACGTCGCGGTGGACTTCGTGGACGCGACCGACCCCGAGAACGTCCGGGCCGCCACGACCGAGGAGACCGCCCTGCTCTGGATGGAGACCCCGACCAACCCCCTGCTCCGACTCTGTGACGTCGAGGCGATGGCCGCCATCGCAGACGAGTGCGACGCCCTCCTCGGGGTGGACAACACCTTCATGGGACCGTACTTCCAGCGGCCTCTCGAACTCGGCGCGGACGTGGTGGTCCACAGCACCACGAAGTACATCAACGGTCACAGCGACTCGCTGGGCGGCGTGGCCGTCCTCTCGGACGACGAGTACGCCGAGGAGATTGGGTTCCTCCAGCAGGTCGGGATGGGGAACGTGATGGCTCCGTTCGACGCCTACATGGTCCTGCGCGGGATGAAGACCCTGCCCCTGCGAATGGCCCAGCACGAGACGAACGCCGCGGAGGTCGCGGCCTACCTCGACGCCCACGACCGCGTCTCGGCGGTCCACTACCCCGGTCTCGACTCCCACCCCCAACACGACCTCGCCGACGACCAGATGGACGGCCACGGCGGCGTCCTCTCCTTCGAACTCGACGGCGACCTCGACGCGGTCGAACGCTTCGTCGCCGCGCTGGAGGAGTTCACGCTCGCGGTCAGTCTCGGCGGCGTCGAGAGCCTCGTCGAACACCCCGCGAGCATGACCCACTCGCCGCTCCCGGCCGAGGAGCGCGCGGAACTCGGAATCACCGACAGTCTGCTCCGGGTCTCCGTGGGCGTCGAACACCCCAAGGACTCGTCGCCGACCTCGAACGCGGATTCTCCGCGATGGAATCGGCGGCGTCCTCGGAAGAATCGGACGAGGGGTCGCCGACCGACGCGGAGGCCGGAGCGCCCGGAGCGAGTCCCGGCGACGACTGAGCGCGGACTCGCTCACGCCGCGATAACGACCGCCTCGCGCACCTCCAGCGCGGTCTCGAACTCCTCGCGCCGGTCCTCGCGTTTGCCCACTCGGAGCAGTTGCTCGGCGTTCGCGCGGGCCACGGTCTCGTGTTCGCGCTCGGACCACCCGAGGTCCTCGCCGACCTCGGCCCAGAACCCCTCGGGGACGAGGAAGACGGTCCGCACGTCGTCCTCGTGGACTCGCTCGTACTGCCTGCGGAGGTCGTCGGCCCGAACCTCGACCTCGCGGCGGCCCTCGGCGACGAGGTCGGGGACGCGCTGGCCGCCGACGCTGGCCTTCGCCGCGGTCAGGACCAGTACCTGCCCCTCGATGGGATTCTCGGCCGTCATCGTCGGCGGTCGTTCGGTCGGCGCGCTCTCATCCGCCCGCTCGCATCGCCTTCTGGGAGAACTTCTCTATCAGCGGGTCGAGCGTGTTCTCCTCGCCCTCGAACACGACCGTGACCTCGGTCAGCGTCACGGAGCGACCGATTTTGACCTTCTCCGAGGAGACGCTGGCCCGCCAGTCGTCGCCGACCACGTCGCCGTCGCCTTCGGGGTCGCCGCCCTCGATGGTCCCGCCGAGGTTCGAGAGGTACCGCCGGGCGAGTCGCTCGGAGATGCCTCGGAAGGACTTCTCGACCCGCATCACTCCTCCGCCGCCGCGGCGTCGCTTCCGCCCGCGACCGGCGGGAAGACGCTCAGCGTGTCGCCGTCCGCGAGCTGGGTGTCCACACCGTCGATGTGAACCACGTCCGTGCCGTTCTTCATCACGGACAACTGGGACCGGAGGTCGCCGTCCTCGAAGAGGTCGAGACCGTACTCCTCGGTGAGGTCCGTCAGCACGTCGCCGACGGTAGTCCCGTCTGGGTAGTCGCGTTCGAGGGTCTTCTGGCCGACCGCCTCGCGGAAGTTGGCGAAGAAGCGCAGTGTGAGGTCCATGTCTCCTGATTGGTTGGCGACGACATAAAGGTCAGTTCAAGTCGGTCGCCCTACAGAACCTCAGTTCTTTCCCCACGTTCTGGGCCGTATTCTCACGGTCCTCTGGCAGTCCGACAGTTCACAGATGTAGAAGTCCTTTACATACGGAACGTTCTTCTTTGACTGAAGTAGAGCGAATATAATGAACCGTCGCCACGTCATCTCCGCCCTGTTCACCGCGTCCGTACTTCCGGGATGTTCGACGCTACAACCGCAGCACGACTCGATGCAGTTCGAAATCAACGCCGCGAACCTATATCGACTTGAAAACGGAGGGTTTGTCACGGTAGTCCACCTCGACAGGCGAGGGAAGCAGGACGAGAAACGGACTGTCCACCTGCGGTGGGAATTCGTGTCGAAGAGCGACGGAGTCCGGTGGGCAATAGACCAGCGGTTCGTAATCGACACCGAAGCCGTAGACCCGAAGGTGACGCTCTCGTGGATGCCCGGCGGAGACGAGGCCGAAGACGGTGTACGCGATTCCCGCGTTAAAATCACCCGTCGTCCGGAGAGAGACTCCGACTGGGTCGCTACGGAGCGGAACCCGAATAGTCGTTCCGACTGAACGCTTGACGGTCTGTGTCAGCCAGTCTGTAGGCAGTCATCTCACGGGGTCAGGCCGTCAGCGACAGCGAAAAGCTCAGTCTGAACCAACCACGCCAGCACCAGCTCCGGTGAACAGGGGCGTGACATCGACTCTCACGAGAAACGTCGCTCCGACGGTTGGTGTCGCAAATCCCGACGTTTCCGACGGCCGCCGACCGACCCGCCGAGCGCGCCGACGGCCGACCCGAGCGCCGTGACCGCGACCAGCGCGACCGAGGCGGGGACGTCGCCGAACGACACCACCGTCTCACCCGCGAGGTGCAGGACCGTGAACGCGGCGACGAGCGTCGCGCCGCCGA
Encoded proteins:
- a CDS encoding aldehyde ferredoxin oxidoreductase family protein, translated to MTDLGGFQDHVARIDLSDEAVDYEGIDDEDAEKYIGARGLGVKYVFDQGPDVDPLGPDNLLAFMNGPLTGTQTVMSGRIAVCTKSPLTNTVTDSHHGGWSGARLKWAGFDGLLFEGEAEDPVYAVVEDGEVELRDASHVWGWGVHDTIDELEDECEGSYGKNLSAMAIGPGGENQVRYACIMNEDDRASGRGGTGAVMGSKNLKAVVVKSSTKMPKPADQETFREGHQQAMQVIQESDVTAPNEGGLSMYGTNVLMNLTEEMDGLPTRNAQHTSTSSEAEADASEPNIDAENVSGENVRENILVDEPTCHSCPVACKKEVEVQVHHKGEDHNVRMESYEYESAWALGPNSMNDDRDKVAMMIDRCNDMGVDTIDMGNTMAMAMEASEEGYLDEGLDWGDADTMIEMIERVANREDDLADLLAEGSMRASEELGDGDMSLDVKGQSMAAYDPRAMKGMAIGYATSNRGACHLRGYTPSAEILGIPNKVDPSEPEGKGELCATFQDLHAISDSFDICKFNAFAEGIEEYVMQYNGMTGLDVSEEELMEAGERIYNLERYYNNLVGFDGSDDDLPARFVEGNEKAIPGEGGSEGQLVELDQLKDEYYEVRGWEDGVVPDEKLDELGIDVGPGTGVSSGGAAASGDD
- a CDS encoding VanZ family protein; its protein translation is MAALAALLAVGYGVGIEFVQAPLARRHFSVADMVADGVGAFVAVLVWRLGVEFAGRSASEKRVEREV
- a CDS encoding GNAT family N-acetyltransferase, translated to MEIREATENDIPTIRTVAREAWTEAYADAVPESVVESAVSEWYAEETMSRIIADDEQVCLVATDEDGDIVGFSHGATDDGAGDVLRLYVHPDRWNEGIGTAVLEAMEERLTAMGAETIQAMVLAENEMGNAFYEDHGFEKTDEAETQLDGATRTENVYAKAH
- a CDS encoding archaeosine biosynthesis radical SAM protein RaSEA; protein product: MSKPSPDVYEQGRGMDAHNKVMRDIRAQKDETYDPHEPTRVWIDEDRTPGGVYQSLTIILNTGGCRWARAGGCTMCGYVAESVEGGSVAHDALMDQIDVCLDHEREQIEQGEADGKSGLIKIYTSGSFLDEREVGAETRQAIAETFADRERIVVESLPDFVDREKLADFTEQGLDTDVAIGLETATDRVRHDCVNKYFDFEDFIEASEHAEAAGAGVKAYLLMKPPFLSESEAIEDMKSSVRRCAEYAHTVSMNPTNVQRYTMVDELYFRDGYRPPWLWSVAEVLEDTADADAIVVSDPVGHGSDRGPHNCGECDDRVQKAIKDFDIRQDASVFGEVSCECEATWEAVVEREKSFSLPLAR
- a CDS encoding ubiquitin-like small modifier protein 1, which codes for MDLTLRFFANFREAVGQKTLERDYPDGTTVGDVLTDLTEEYGLDLFEDGDLRSQLSVMKNGTDVVHIDGVDTQLADGDTLSVFPPVAGGSDAAAAEE